Within the Streptomyces sp. NBC_00554 genome, the region CGCGGCCCCTCCTCCTTCGGACGGGTCGCGCACCACAGGTCGCACAAGCCGCAGGGACAGTAACGTGCGCCACGGGTACCACGGAAGACCGCGTACGGGGCCGCAGACTCGCCCGGCGGGCACCCCGATGGCCCAGCACGCGGGCCGCCGGGAACCAACTGGCTTGACATCGTTGTCCGTTGAGGCGATAGAGTCATGCACAGACCATTCGACAACGTTGTCGCCCACCATGGTCGTCACAAGCCACGCACCAACCCGGGCCGGATTTCCCCCGACCGGCCCGGGCTCGCGGACCGGGTGAGTTCGTACCACCCACCCGGTCCGCCCTGAGCCGATCAACCGACCCGACAGGGAAGTGCGGTTGACGGATCGTCACCTGCGCCCTGGACGACGTATCCGAACGTCGCACTCTCGCCCGGATCGAGTTCCCCGTTCCAGTCGGCGTTGTGCACCATCACGGCCTGGCCCTCGTATGTCGCGTTGCCGTTCCAGAGGCTGGCGACCGACTGCCCGCTCGGGAGGGTCCAGTCGACCATCCAGCCGAGCATCGGGACGTCGCCGGTGTTGGTGACGGTCACCTCGGCCTGGTAGCCGCCGGACCAGCTGTTCGTCGTACGGCGGGTGGCCGCGCACGCACCGGGCGGGGGCTCGGTCGGGTTGCCCGGGTCGTGGATGCCCGTCACTTCGCCGTTGCCGCCGTCGAAGACGATGTCGGAGCAGGAGTAGAAGGTCTCCGCGCTGTCCGAGCGCTGCCAGACCACGTAGACGATGTGGCGGCCCGACTTGCCCGCCGGAAGTGTCCCGGACCAGGAGTAGTTGGCCTCGACCGTGCCCGGACTGCCGTTGAGCGGCGGGTGGTCGACCGTGAGGAAGGGCGAGTCCTCCATGTCGTCCCAAGTCAGCGTCTGCGTCGGGTCGAAGCCGTCCTTGGTGATGTAGACGTAGAACCAACCCGGGTGCGCGGCCCACGCGTTGTACGAGAAGTCGACCGTCGCGCCCGAGGTCAGATGCGTGAGCGGCCAGTCGTCGCGCGGCTGGTTGAAGCCCGTGAAGTTGGTGTTGCCGCCGCTGCACAGCTCGCCGTCCGGGACGAAGCCGCGGGTGCGGCCTGCGCCGTCCGAGCGGAGCACCGAGAACCAGTTGTAGAACGGCGTGGTGCCACTCACCTGCTGTGCCGCCTTGCAGGCCGGGTTCACGGGTTTGATCTCGCCGGTGTCGGTCAGCCCGTCCTGCCAGCACAGGAAGGTGCGGCTGGCCGGCTTCATGGGGGTGCCGTGGGCTTCGGCCTCGCCGCCCGCCGTGACGACCAGGCCGAGGGCCGGGACGGTGGCGAGGAGGGCGAGCAGGACCAGGAGGACTGCTCTGTGGCGGGTGGACAGTGGTAATCGCGTCACGCGTACGGGCATGAGCATGACAAGAGCCCCTTTGCTCAGTGTCTGTTGGGGTCCGGATGAGGTGGGAGCGACTCCGCGGCGGGTTCCGGTCCACCGAGTGGGAGCGCTCCCACCCCATTCGGAAGTTAGCGCGCACGGGAACCTCTGTAAACGCCTCGCACACAAGGGCCGCACCCCCACACGGGCGGGCGCGGCCGTCACCGCACCTCCGCTACGGGCGGCCGCGCGCCGACGACTCCCGAGCAGTGACCTGAGCGGCGTCCGAAGGGAACGGAGCGACACGGTCGAGCCCTGCGGACGGGAGTTGGGCGACCGGATCCGATCCGGCCGACACCAGCGCCGGGCGGCCGACGGGCGGCAGCACGATCGCGAACTCCGTGTGCCCCGGCTCGCTCCGGACCTCGATCAGGCCTCCGTGCGCCGCCGTGATGGCCTCGACGATGGCGAGCCCGAGCCCGGAGCCGCCGTCCGCCGGTCCGCTGCGGGCGCGGGAGACGTCGCCCCGGGTGAAGCGCTCGAAGACGTTGGGGAGCAGGTGCGGCGGGATGCCGGGACCGTCGTCGCGTACGCGGATGGTGCAGCACGCCTCGGTGGCCTCCACCGAGGCGATGACGGTGGTGCCGGCAGGTGTGTGCACACGGGCGTTGGCCAACAGGTTGGCCAACACCTGGTGCAGGCGCGCCTCGTCCCCGAGGACCATGGCCGGGGAGTCCAGGAGCAGCGCCAGCTGCCAGTGGTGGCTGTCCCCGGCCGCCCGCGCGTCCCAGACCGCCTCCGCGACGAGAGCGGCGAGGTCCACCTCGGCGGACTCCAGGGGCCGCCCCTCGTCGAGCCGGGCGAGCAGCAGCAGGTCCTCGACGAGGCCGGTCATCCGCGCCGACTCGGCGGAGACCCGGCGCCAGGCCAGGGTGGGTTCGATCCACTCGGTGCCGCGGTTCATCAGTTCCGCGTATCCGGCGATCGACGCGAGCGGCGTACGGAGTTCATGGCTGGCGTCGGCCAGGAAGCGGCGCATGCGTTCCTCGCTGCGCTGGCGTTCGCTGAGCGAGGACTCGACGTGGTCGATCATGCGGTTGAGGGCGGCGCCGACCTGGCCGGCCTCGCTGCCGGGGTCGGTGTCGCGTTCGGGCACCCGGATGAGGCCGATGACCTCACCGTGTCCGAGCGGCGAGCGGGAGACCTCCACCGCGGTGGCGGCGACCCGTCCCAGGGGGCGCAGCTGGCGCCGGATGACGACGGCGCAGACGCAGCCCGCGACGGCGAGACCCGCGGCGGCCACCACGGCCTCGACCATCACCAGACCGCTGATCATGTCCTGTACGTCCTCCATCGGGAGGCCGGTGAGCACGGGATTCCCGTCGGCCTGGAGGGCGGTGACCCGGTAGGTGCCGAGTCCCGGGACGGTCCGGGTGTGCAGCGAGCCGTCGGCCGTGATGCCGTCGAGGGCGTCGCGCTGGGCGTCGGTGAGGGCCCGCTGGGTGCCGTCGCTGGTCACCACCTCGGCGGCTACGACGTTCCCGGCACTGTCGAGCCGGGCGCCGACCGTACCGACGGACTGCCCCTGCTCCCCGAGGAAGGCGAGGCCGTCGCCGACGTCCGGTCCGACCTGGACCCCGCCCTGGCTGCGCTCGGCGGCGTCGGTGACCCGCTGGTCGAGGTGGTCGAGCAGGCTGTCGCGCTGGGCGAAGACCGTGGTGAGCGCCATGGCCACGTACACGGCGACGAGCGTGGCGCCGATGAACACCAGCAGCCGCGTGCGCAGGGACCTCCCACGCAGGCGGGCCCAGAGCGAGCGGCGCCGCGACCGGGAGCTCATCTCCCGTCCTCCGGCGGCCTGATGGCGTACCCGACCCCGCGCACGGTGTGGATCATGGGCGCCCGGCCCTTGTCGAGCTTCCGGCGCAGGCTCGAGATGTACACCTCGATCAGGTTTCCGCCGCCGTCGAAGGAGCTGCTCCACACGTGGTCGAGGATCTGGGCCTTGCTCAGCACCTGGCGCGGGTGGCTCAGCAACAGGCTGAGCAGGTCGAACTCCTTGGCGGTGAGCTGGACCGGCGTACCGTCGCGGTGCACCTCACGGGTGTCCTCGCTCAGCACCAGGTCGCCGAGGACACGCGCTGCCCCTTCGGACCGGTCCTCCTCGGCACCGGAGCGCCTCAGCAGTGCGCGCAGCCGCAGTACGACCTCCTCCAGCGAGAAGGGCTTCGTCACATAGTCGTCGGCGCCAGCCTCGAGCCCGTCGAGGCGGTGCTCAAGGGCGTCCCGCGCGGTCAGCATGAGCACGGGCAGTTTCGGCCGCTCGTACCGCAGCCGCCGCAGGACCTGGAGTCCGTCCAGGTCGGGCAGCATCCCGTCGAGGACGACGGCATGCGGGGCGCAGCCGCGCGCGACGCGCAGCGCGCTCTCCCCGTCGGCCGCCGGATAGGGCCGCCAGCCCGCCTCCGTGACGGCCACGGAGAGCAGTTCCGTGAGGCTGGGTTCGTCGTCGACGATCAGCACGCGCACACGGTCGCTTCGGGTGCCAGACATGTGACGATCCTGTCCCGGTTCACTGGGGGAACCCTGTGTTCCGCCTGAGATGAACCCATGTCCCGAACGCGCGGTCTGGGCGGAATGGCGAAGGGCCGCACCCCCGTTTCCGGGGATGCGGCCCTCAACTGCCTTACCTGGCCGCTTACTTGCGGATCAGGCTGCCTACTTGCGGATCAGGCTGCGCAGCACGTACTGCAGGATGCCGCCGTTGCGGTAGTAGTCGGCCTCGCCGGGGGTGTCGATGCGGACGACCGCGTCGAACTCCACACCGGTGTCGGTGGTGACCTTGACCGTACGGGGGGTGGTGCCGTCGTTCAGCTCGGTGATGCCGGCGAAGGAGAAGGCCTCCTCGCCGGTCAGGCCGAGGGACTCGGCGGACTGGCCCGCCGGGTACTGCAGCGGGATGACGCCCATGCCGATGAGGTTGGAGCGGTGGATGCGCTCGTAGGACTCGGCGATGACGGCCTTGACGCCGAGCAGCGCGGTGCCCTTGGCCGCCCAGTCGCGGGACGAGCCGGAGCCGTACTCCTTGCCGGCCAGGATGACCAGCGGGGTGCCCTGCGCGATGTAGTTGCGCGAGGCGTCGTAGATGAAGGAGACCGGAGCACCCTCGACGGTGAAGTCGCGGGTGTAGCCGCCCTCGGTGCCCGGCGCGACCTGGTTGCGCAGGCGGATGTTGGCGAAGGTGCCGCGGATCATGACCTCGTGGTTGCCACGGCGCGAGCCGTAGGAGTTGAAGTCACGCCGCTCGATGCCGTGCTCGGTGAGGTACTTGCCCGCCGGGGTGTCGGCCTTGATCGCGCCGGCCGGGGAGATGTGGTCGGTGGTGACCGAGTCGCCCAGCTTGGCGAGCACGCGGGCACCGGTGATGTCGGTGACCGGGGACGGCTCGTGCGCCATGCCCTCGAAGTACGGGGGCTTGCGCACGTAGGTGGACTGCGGGTCCCACTCGAAGGTGTTGCCGGTCGGGATCGGCAGCGCCTGCCACTGGGCGTCGCCCGCGAAGACGTCGGCGTAGGACTTGTTGAACATGTCCTCGCCGATGGCGTTCGCCACGACGTCGTTGACCTCGGCCTCGGTGGGCCAGATGTCTTCCAGGTAGACCGGCTTGCCGTCCTGGTCCGTGCCGAGGGCGTCCTTGGTGATGTCCACCTTCATGGAGCCCGCGAGCGCGTACGCGACGACCAGCGGCGGGGAGGCCAGGTAGTTCATCTTGACGTCGGGGTTGATCCGGCCCTCGAAGTTGCGGTTGCCGGAGAGCACCGAAGTCACGGCCAGGTCGTGCTCGTTGACCGCCTTGGAGACCTCCTCGGGCAGCGGGCCCGAGTTGCCGATGCAGGTGGTGCAGCCGTAGCCGACGAGGTTGAAGCCGACCTTGTCGAGGTAGGGGGTGAGCCCCGCCTTGTCGAAGTAGTCGGTGACGACCTTGGAACCCGGGGCGAGCGTGGTCTTGACCCACGGCTTGCGGGTCAGGCCCTTCTCCACGGCCTTCTTCGCGACGAGCGCGGCGGCGACCATGACGTACGGGTTCGAGGTGTTGGTGCAGGAGGTGATCGCGGCGACGGTGACGGCGCCGTGGTCGATCTCGTAGGTCGAACCGTCGGGCGCCGTGACCGTGGTCGGGCGGGTCGGTACGCCGTTGGTGGCAGCCGGGGCGTCGGAGGCCGGGAAGGACTCCTTGCCCGCCTCGTCGTCGTCCTCGACGTAGTTGCGCACGTCCTGCGCGAACTGCTGCGAGGCGTTGGCGAGGACGATCCGGTCCTGCGGGCGCTTGGGTCCGGCGATCGACGGGACGACCGTGGAGAGGTCCAGCTCCAGCTTCTCGGAGAAGTCGGGCTCGGCGGCCGGGTCGAGCCAGAGGCCCTGCTCCTTGGCGTACGCCTCGACGAGCGCGACCTGCTGGGCGTCGCGGCCGGTCAGGCGCAGGTACTTCAGGGTCTCGTCGTCGATCGGGAAGATCGCGGCGGTGGAGCCGAACTCCGGCGACATGTTGCCGATGGTGGCGCGGTTCGCGAGGGAGGTGGCGGCGACGCCCTCGCCGTAGAACTCGACGAACTTGCCGACGACGCCGTGCTTGCGCAGCATCTCGGTGATCGTGAGCACCAGGTCGGTGGCGGTGGTGCCGGCCGGGAGCTCACCGGTGAGCTTGAAGCCGACGACGCGCGGGATGAGCATCGAGACGGGCTGACCGAGCATCGCGGCCTCGGCCTCGATACCGCCGACGCCCCAGCCGAGCACGCCCAGGCCGTTGACCATCGTGGTGTGCGAGTCGGTGCCGACCAGCGTGTCGGGGTAGGCCTGGCCGCCTCGGACCATGACCGTGCGCGCCAGGTGCTCGATGTTGACCTGGTGGACGATGCCGGTGCCCGGCGGGACGACCTTGAACTCGTCGAAGGCGGTCTGGCCCCAGCGCAGGAACTGGTAGCGCTCCTTGTTGCGGCCGTACTCCAGCTCGACGTTCTGCGCGAAGGCTTCGTTCGTGCCGAACTTGTCGGCGATCACGGAGTGGTCGATGACCAGCTCGGCCGGCGCCAGCGGGTTGATCTTCGCCGGGTCACCGCCGAGCTCCTTGACGGCCTCACGCATGGTGGCGAGGTCCACGACGCAGGGCACGCCGGTGAAGTCCTGCATGATCACGCGGGCGGGCGTGAACTGGATCTCCTGGCTGGGCTGCGCCTGGGAGTCCCAGTTGCCGATGGACCGGATGTGGTCGGCGGTGATGTTCGCGCCGTCCTCGGTGCGGAGGAGGTTCTCCAGCAGCACCTTCAGGCTGTACGGAAGGCGAGCCGAGCCTTCCACCTTGTCCAGCCGGAAGATCTCGTACGACTCGTCGCCCACCTGCAGCGTGCTGCGGGCGTCGAAGCTGTTCGCCGACACGACAGTCTCCTTCATGCATATATGTGCGCTTGCTACCGCATCCTGCCGCCACGGCTTCTCGACGATCCGCTAAGGTAAGGCTAAGTTAGGTATGCCTTACTGGAGTGGCGGCTTTCGGTGCGCCTCGGCAGATATCTCGATGTCGAGATAACTCTAGTACATGGGCGCGGGCTGGTCATGCCCGGCCTCCTTCGGGGTACCCGGTGTCGGCCGGGAACCACCCGGCGTAATCGCCACAAGAGGGGGCACCCATGCCACTCACGTTCCGCAAGAGTTTCCGCATCTTTCCCGGGGTACGGCTGAACATCAACCGCCGCTCAATGTCCATCACCACCGGAGAGGGCCGCGGGCCCCGGCACACGCGGAGCACCACAGGGCGCCGGACCACGTCGCAGAACCTGCCGGGCCCCTTCGGGTGGCGGCGCACCAGGCAGAGCCGGCGGGACAGCTGACCCCGAACTCCCCCGCCCCCGGCCCTCGATGAGGCCGACACTCGGATGGGCGCGTTCCGTTTCGCTTTATCTCACAGGAGATATACGGTCGCGCCATGGCAGACGACTACCTCGTACGCATCGGCAAGCTCATCCGTGACGCCCGGCAGCACCGGGGCTGGACACAGTCGCAACTCGCGGAGGCTCTCGGCACCAGCCAGAGTGCCGTCAATCGCATCGAACGCGGCAACCAAAACATCAGCCTTGAGATGATCGCCCGAATCGGTGAAGCCCTGGACAGTGAGATCGTCTCTCTGGGCTATGCGGGTCCGATGCATCTGCGCGTGGTCGGCGGGCGTCGTCTGTCCGGTTCGATCGACGTCAAGACCAGCAAGAACGCGTGTGTTGCGCTGCTGTGCGCGACGCTGCTCAACAAGGGGCGCACGGTGCTGCGCAGGGTCGCCCGTATCGAAGAGGTGTACCGCCTTCTGGAGGTACTCGGTTCGATCGGCGTCCGCACCCGGTGGATCAACGACGGGGTCGACCTGGAGATCGTGCCCCCGGCCGAGCTGGACATGGAGTCGATCGACGCCGAGGCCGCCGTCCGCACGCGGTCCATCATCATGTTCCTCGGGCCGCTGCTGCATCGCATGGACAGCTTCAAGCTGCCGTACGCGGGTGGTTGCGACCTGGGGACGCGGACCATCGAGCCGCACATGATCGCGCTGCGCCGCTTCGGGCTCGACATCGCGGCGACCGAGGGGATCTACCACGCGCAGGTGGACCGCTCGGTCTCCCCCGGCCGGCCGATCGTGCTGACCGAGCGCGGCGACACGGTGACCGAGAACGCGCTGCTCGCCGCCGCCCGCCACGACGGCGTGACCGTCATCCGCAACGCCTCCTCCAACTACATGGTCCAGGACCTGTGCTTCTTCCTGGAGGCCCTGGGCGTACGGGTCGAGGGCATCGGCACCACGACGCTCACCGTGCACGGCGTGCCGAACATCGACGTCGACGTGGACTACTCGCCCTCCGAGGACCCGGTCGAGGCGATGAGCCTGCTGGCCGCCGCGGTGGTCACCGAGTCCGAGCTGACGGTGTGCCGGGTGCCGATCGAGTTCCTGGAGATCGAGCTCGCGGTGCTTGAGGAGATGGGCCTCGATCACGACCGTACGGCCGAGTACTTCGCGGACAACGGCCGTACGCGCCTGATCGACCTCACCGTCCGGCCCTCCAAGCTGGAGGCGCCGATCGACAAGATCCACCCGATGCCGTTCCCGGGCCTGAACATCGACAACGTCCCGTTCTTCGCGGCCATCGCGGCCTCCGCGCAGGGCAAGACGCTGATCCACGACTGGGTCTACGACAACCGCGCGATCTACCTCACAGACCTGAACCGCCTCGGCGGCCGGCTCCAACTCCTCGACCCGCACCGGGTCCTGGTCGAGGGCCCGACCCGCTGGCGCGCCGCCGAGATGATGTGCCCGCCCGCACTGCGCCCCGCCGTGGTCGTCCTCCTCGCCATGATGGCGGCCGACGGCACCTCCGTCCTGCGGAACGTGTACGTCATCAACCGCGGCTACGAGGACCTCGCCGAGCGGCTCAACTCGATCGGGGCGCAGATCGAGACGTTCCGGGATATTTAGGGCGAATTTCCACAACACCCCCTCCGAACGGCGAAAACGCTGATTCGGAGGGGTTCGGCGGTGCCATCGGATCACACCGACACCATTGGCGTGACTGTTCAAGCGCAGCCACCCGATGAGATTCGCCGACGGCATCGCCGTGTTCCTTCTGTCCCGGTTCGACGGACCGAAGCATCACTCTTACGGGATTGCGCGAATCCCTTACGGGGAGTCATCGCGCGATGCTACAACTGCCCTCTAGCGCGGTTCTCGCAGGACGCCAATGGGGGGTGGTCCGGTGCAGACGGACCTCTCCAATCGCTGGTCCGGAACGGGGAGTTCACTACGACGCGCGGGCCGTGCCAGTGCTATGGGGGCCGTGTGCGCGCTGTTGTTGACATTGCTGCCCGTGACTCCGGCGCAGCAGGCCCACGCGGAGGACCCGCTGGCCCCGACGCCGGTCGACTTCGTGATCCTGGTGGACGAGTCGGGCAGTCTGTCGGCGGCGGACGTAGCAGCGGAGCGCGCGGCGGCAGCGTTGCTGGTGCTGGGGGAGGTCTCGGACAAGTCGCGGGCTGCCGTTGTGGGGTTCGGGAGTGCGTCGCGGGACGGGCAGAGTCCGGTGGACACCGTGTGTCCGCTGACAAAGGCGGATGCGGCAGGGCGCGAGCAGCTGAGTTCGTGCGTGCCGCGGCTGCATCGA harbors:
- a CDS encoding lytic polysaccharide monooxygenase, yielding MLMPVRVTRLPLSTRHRAVLLVLLALLATVPALGLVVTAGGEAEAHGTPMKPASRTFLCWQDGLTDTGEIKPVNPACKAAQQVSGTTPFYNWFSVLRSDGAGRTRGFVPDGELCSGGNTNFTGFNQPRDDWPLTHLTSGATVDFSYNAWAAHPGWFYVYITKDGFDPTQTLTWDDMEDSPFLTVDHPPLNGSPGTVEANYSWSGTLPAGKSGRHIVYVVWQRSDSAETFYSCSDIVFDGGNGEVTGIHDPGNPTEPPPGACAATRRTTNSWSGGYQAEVTVTNTGDVPMLGWMVDWTLPSGQSVASLWNGNATYEGQAVMVHNADWNGELDPGESATFGYVVQGAGDDPSTALPCRVG
- a CDS encoding sensor histidine kinase; its protein translation is MSSRSRRRSLWARLRGRSLRTRLLVFIGATLVAVYVAMALTTVFAQRDSLLDHLDQRVTDAAERSQGGVQVGPDVGDGLAFLGEQGQSVGTVGARLDSAGNVVAAEVVTSDGTQRALTDAQRDALDGITADGSLHTRTVPGLGTYRVTALQADGNPVLTGLPMEDVQDMISGLVMVEAVVAAAGLAVAGCVCAVVIRRQLRPLGRVAATAVEVSRSPLGHGEVIGLIRVPERDTDPGSEAGQVGAALNRMIDHVESSLSERQRSEERMRRFLADASHELRTPLASIAGYAELMNRGTEWIEPTLAWRRVSAESARMTGLVEDLLLLARLDEGRPLESAEVDLAALVAEAVWDARAAGDSHHWQLALLLDSPAMVLGDEARLHQVLANLLANARVHTPAGTTVIASVEATEACCTIRVRDDGPGIPPHLLPNVFERFTRGDVSRARSGPADGGSGLGLAIVEAITAAHGGLIEVRSEPGHTEFAIVLPPVGRPALVSAGSDPVAQLPSAGLDRVAPFPSDAAQVTARESSARGRP
- a CDS encoding response regulator transcription factor, whose product is MSGTRSDRVRVLIVDDEPSLTELLSVAVTEAGWRPYPAADGESALRVARGCAPHAVVLDGMLPDLDGLQVLRRLRYERPKLPVLMLTARDALEHRLDGLEAGADDYVTKPFSLEEVVLRLRALLRRSGAEEDRSEGAARVLGDLVLSEDTREVHRDGTPVQLTAKEFDLLSLLLSHPRQVLSKAQILDHVWSSSFDGGGNLIEVYISSLRRKLDKGRAPMIHTVRGVGYAIRPPEDGR
- the acnA gene encoding aconitate hydratase AcnA, which produces MSANSFDARSTLQVGDESYEIFRLDKVEGSARLPYSLKVLLENLLRTEDGANITADHIRSIGNWDSQAQPSQEIQFTPARVIMQDFTGVPCVVDLATMREAVKELGGDPAKINPLAPAELVIDHSVIADKFGTNEAFAQNVELEYGRNKERYQFLRWGQTAFDEFKVVPPGTGIVHQVNIEHLARTVMVRGGQAYPDTLVGTDSHTTMVNGLGVLGWGVGGIEAEAAMLGQPVSMLIPRVVGFKLTGELPAGTTATDLVLTITEMLRKHGVVGKFVEFYGEGVAATSLANRATIGNMSPEFGSTAAIFPIDDETLKYLRLTGRDAQQVALVEAYAKEQGLWLDPAAEPDFSEKLELDLSTVVPSIAGPKRPQDRIVLANASQQFAQDVRNYVEDDDEAGKESFPASDAPAATNGVPTRPTTVTAPDGSTYEIDHGAVTVAAITSCTNTSNPYVMVAAALVAKKAVEKGLTRKPWVKTTLAPGSKVVTDYFDKAGLTPYLDKVGFNLVGYGCTTCIGNSGPLPEEVSKAVNEHDLAVTSVLSGNRNFEGRINPDVKMNYLASPPLVVAYALAGSMKVDITKDALGTDQDGKPVYLEDIWPTEAEVNDVVANAIGEDMFNKSYADVFAGDAQWQALPIPTGNTFEWDPQSTYVRKPPYFEGMAHEPSPVTDITGARVLAKLGDSVTTDHISPAGAIKADTPAGKYLTEHGIERRDFNSYGSRRGNHEVMIRGTFANIRLRNQVAPGTEGGYTRDFTVEGAPVSFIYDASRNYIAQGTPLVILAGKEYGSGSSRDWAAKGTALLGVKAVIAESYERIHRSNLIGMGVIPLQYPAGQSAESLGLTGEEAFSFAGITELNDGTTPRTVKVTTDTGVEFDAVVRIDTPGEADYYRNGGILQYVLRSLIRK
- a CDS encoding DUF4236 domain-containing protein, with the translated sequence MPLTFRKSFRIFPGVRLNINRRSMSITTGEGRGPRHTRSTTGRRTTSQNLPGPFGWRRTRQSRRDS
- a CDS encoding UDP-N-acetylglucosamine 1-carboxyvinyltransferase, which encodes MADDYLVRIGKLIRDARQHRGWTQSQLAEALGTSQSAVNRIERGNQNISLEMIARIGEALDSEIVSLGYAGPMHLRVVGGRRLSGSIDVKTSKNACVALLCATLLNKGRTVLRRVARIEEVYRLLEVLGSIGVRTRWINDGVDLEIVPPAELDMESIDAEAAVRTRSIIMFLGPLLHRMDSFKLPYAGGCDLGTRTIEPHMIALRRFGLDIAATEGIYHAQVDRSVSPGRPIVLTERGDTVTENALLAAARHDGVTVIRNASSNYMVQDLCFFLEALGVRVEGIGTTTLTVHGVPNIDVDVDYSPSEDPVEAMSLLAAAVVTESELTVCRVPIEFLEIELAVLEEMGLDHDRTAEYFADNGRTRLIDLTVRPSKLEAPIDKIHPMPFPGLNIDNVPFFAAIAASAQGKTLIHDWVYDNRAIYLTDLNRLGGRLQLLDPHRVLVEGPTRWRAAEMMCPPALRPAVVVLLAMMAADGTSVLRNVYVINRGYEDLAERLNSIGAQIETFRDI